From the Helicoverpa armigera isolate CAAS_96S chromosome 16, ASM3070526v1, whole genome shotgun sequence genome, one window contains:
- the LOC110379351 gene encoding uncharacterized protein LOC110379351, which translates to MSKFSGLVLCAVAATFISVASGESLSESLKPVIEKCSKEHGVTDADIQAAKAKGSSDGINPCFLFCVFQNAGIFDAKGEYDAATGLKNLRQIVKDNDQYKNLEHAFNDCSKIKDKPVSDAAGCEKGVHLAVCLLEHKTSILI; encoded by the exons ATGTCTAAGTTTTCTGGTCTCGTTTTGTGCGCGGTGGCTGCAACCTTCATCAGT GTTGCCAGCGGCGAGTCTCTGAGCGAATCTCTGAAGCCAGTCATAGAGAAGTGCTCCAAGGAGCATGGCGTGACTGACGCTGACATCCAAGCGGCCAAGGCCAAAGGCAGCTCCGATGGCATCAACCCTTGCTTCCTATTCTGCGTGTTCCAGAATGCTGGAATT TTTGATGCTAAAGGAGAATACGACGCGGCCACCGGTCTGAAAAACCTGAGGCAGATTGTGAAGGACAACGATCAATACAAGAACTTAGAACACGCCTTCAATGATTGTTCCAAAA TTAAGGATAAGCCCGTGAGTGATGCGGCTGGCTGTGAGAAGGGAGTGCATCTGGCTGTTTGCTTGTTGGAACACAAGACTAGC atccTCATCTAA